A genomic segment from Blastococcus sp. PRF04-17 encodes:
- the glmS gene encoding glutamine--fructose-6-phosphate transaminase (isomerizing) encodes MCGIVGYVGPQDAREVVLEGLRRLEYRGYDSAGIAVLADGELSSAKKAGKLANLEKVLAEQALPAATLGIGHTRWATHGGPTDRNAHPHLSADGSVAVIHNGIIENFARLRVDLEDAGVEFRSETDTEVAAHLLAAAYAEAPEGQGRLAEAMRAVCRRLEGAFTLVATAASEPDTLVAARRSSPLVVGVGDGEYFLGSDVAAFIGHTREARELGQDQVVEIHRENGVTVTDFAGNAVEPTAYTVDWDAAAAEKGGYDWFMLKEIAEQPQAVADTLLGRLGSTGQLVLDEVRLSDQELRDIDKIFVVACGTAYHAGLIAKYAIEHWTRIPVEVEVASEFRYRDPVLDRSTLVVVISQSGETMDTLMALRHAREQKARVLAICNANGSTIPRESDAVLYTHAGPEIAVASTKGFLTQLVACYLVGLFLAQVRGIKYEDEIAAIVADLRRLPEAVAEVLAAMDPVRELARSLADANTILFLGRHVGFPVALEGALKLKELAYIHAEGFAAGELKHGPIAVIDQGTPVVVVVPSPRSRESVHGKVVSNIQEVRARGARTIVIAEEGDDEVLPYADHVIRVPRTPTLLAPVVTTVPLQVMACEIADTRGLDVDQPRNLAKSVTVE; translated from the coding sequence ATGTGCGGGATCGTGGGTTACGTCGGGCCGCAGGATGCTCGCGAGGTCGTCCTGGAAGGTCTGCGCCGGCTCGAGTACCGCGGCTACGACTCGGCGGGCATCGCCGTCCTGGCCGACGGCGAGCTGAGCTCGGCCAAGAAGGCCGGCAAGCTGGCCAACCTGGAGAAGGTCCTGGCGGAGCAGGCACTGCCCGCCGCCACGCTCGGCATCGGGCACACCCGGTGGGCCACGCACGGCGGACCGACCGACCGCAACGCCCACCCCCACCTGTCCGCGGACGGCTCCGTGGCCGTGATCCACAACGGGATCATCGAGAACTTCGCCCGGCTCCGCGTCGATCTCGAGGACGCCGGGGTGGAGTTCCGCTCCGAGACCGACACCGAGGTGGCGGCCCACCTGCTGGCCGCCGCCTACGCCGAGGCGCCGGAGGGACAGGGCCGGCTCGCCGAGGCGATGCGCGCCGTCTGCCGTCGTCTCGAGGGCGCCTTCACCCTCGTGGCGACCGCGGCCTCCGAGCCCGACACCCTGGTCGCCGCCCGGCGCAGCAGCCCGCTGGTCGTCGGCGTCGGCGACGGCGAGTACTTCCTCGGCTCCGACGTGGCCGCTTTCATCGGGCACACCCGCGAGGCCCGCGAGCTCGGGCAGGACCAGGTCGTGGAGATCCACCGCGAGAACGGCGTGACCGTCACCGACTTCGCCGGCAACGCCGTGGAGCCCACGGCCTACACCGTCGACTGGGACGCCGCGGCCGCCGAGAAGGGCGGCTACGACTGGTTCATGCTCAAGGAGATCGCCGAGCAGCCGCAGGCCGTCGCCGACACCCTGCTGGGGCGTCTGGGCTCGACCGGCCAGCTGGTGCTGGACGAGGTCCGCCTCTCCGACCAGGAGCTCCGCGACATCGACAAGATCTTCGTGGTGGCCTGCGGCACGGCCTACCACGCCGGCCTGATCGCGAAGTACGCGATCGAGCACTGGACGCGCATCCCGGTGGAGGTCGAGGTGGCCAGCGAGTTCCGCTACCGCGACCCCGTGCTGGACCGCTCGACGCTCGTCGTGGTGATCAGCCAGTCCGGCGAGACCATGGACACGCTCATGGCGCTGCGGCACGCCAGGGAGCAGAAGGCCCGGGTCCTGGCGATCTGCAACGCCAACGGGTCGACGATCCCGCGGGAGTCCGACGCGGTGCTCTACACGCACGCGGGGCCCGAGATCGCCGTCGCGTCGACGAAGGGCTTCCTCACCCAGCTGGTGGCCTGCTACCTGGTGGGGCTCTTCCTCGCGCAGGTGCGCGGCATCAAGTACGAGGACGAGATCGCCGCGATCGTCGCGGACCTGCGCCGGCTGCCCGAGGCGGTCGCCGAGGTGCTCGCGGCCATGGACCCCGTGCGTGAGCTGGCCCGGTCGCTGGCCGACGCGAACACCATCCTGTTCCTCGGCCGTCACGTCGGGTTCCCGGTCGCGCTCGAGGGCGCGCTGAAGCTCAAGGAGCTGGCCTACATCCACGCGGAGGGCTTCGCCGCCGGCGAGCTCAAGCACGGGCCGATCGCCGTCATCGACCAGGGCACGCCCGTGGTCGTCGTCGTCCCGTCGCCGCGCAGCCGCGAGTCCGTGCACGGCAAGGTGGTCTCCAACATCCAGGAGGTCCGGGCCCGCGGCGCCCGCACGATCGTCATCGCCGAGGAGGGGGACGACGAGGTGCTGCCCTACGCCGACCACGTCATCCGCGTGCCGCGCACGCCCACGCTGCTCGCGCCCGTGGTGACGACGGTGCCGCTGCAGGTCATGGCCTGCGAGATCGCCGACACCCGGGGTCTGGACGTCGATCAGCCGCGCAACCTGGCCAAGTCCGTCACCGTCGAATAA
- a CDS encoding NAD(P)H-hydrate dehydratase, whose product MRGLHTAEEIRSAEAPVLAATAEGAVMQRAATGLATVCLRLLGGAYGRRVTLLVGTGNNGGDALFAGAHLAARGAKVTAVLLDASRAHAAGLAALRRSGGRPVDGTSPDTGLATADVVIDGLLGIGGRGGLRPVAAALVRAAAEGPGLTVAVDVPSGVDADTGAVEGEAFPAMHTVTFGAVKPGLVVGAGRAYAGQVHLVDIGLAGHLPPARAHQLSDADVAARLPVPSPTDDKYSQGVVGVAAGSSTYPGAAVLCTGAALRTRPGLVRYAGTAADGVRAAWPEAIVTDGGPGQAGRVQAWVIGPGIGTDDAARSALTEVLSTDLPVLVDADALTLLAREPALVHDRTAPTLLTPHDREFERFGEAVGPDRIGAARRLAARLGCAVLLKGEATVVADAHGTAFVNGTGTPWLATAGTGDVLSGIGGALLAAGLPAVEAGAVSAHLHGRTAQLAAEGGPLLAGDLVRRLPEAIGRVRGVPARRLGDWGP is encoded by the coding sequence GTGAGAGGCCTCCACACCGCGGAGGAGATCCGCTCCGCCGAGGCGCCGGTGCTCGCCGCCACCGCGGAAGGCGCGGTCATGCAGCGGGCGGCAACCGGCCTGGCCACGGTGTGCCTGCGGCTCCTCGGCGGCGCCTACGGCCGGCGCGTCACGCTGCTGGTCGGCACCGGCAACAACGGCGGCGACGCGCTGTTCGCCGGGGCGCACCTGGCCGCCCGTGGCGCGAAGGTGACCGCCGTCCTGCTCGACGCGTCCCGTGCGCACGCCGCCGGGCTGGCCGCCCTCCGCCGGTCCGGCGGGCGGCCGGTCGACGGGACGTCGCCGGACACCGGGCTGGCGACCGCCGACGTGGTCATCGACGGCCTGCTCGGCATCGGCGGCCGGGGTGGCCTGCGTCCGGTCGCCGCGGCTCTCGTCCGGGCGGCAGCCGAGGGGCCGGGCCTGACCGTGGCCGTCGACGTCCCGAGCGGCGTCGACGCCGACACCGGCGCGGTCGAGGGCGAGGCGTTCCCCGCGATGCACACCGTCACCTTCGGCGCGGTGAAGCCGGGGCTGGTCGTCGGGGCGGGCCGCGCGTACGCCGGGCAGGTCCACCTGGTCGACATCGGGCTGGCCGGGCATCTGCCACCGGCGCGCGCCCACCAGCTCTCCGACGCCGACGTCGCGGCGCGGCTGCCGGTGCCGTCCCCGACCGACGACAAGTACTCCCAGGGCGTCGTCGGCGTCGCCGCGGGCTCCTCGACCTATCCGGGAGCCGCGGTCCTCTGCACCGGAGCCGCCCTGCGCACGCGGCCCGGCCTGGTCCGGTACGCCGGGACGGCGGCGGACGGCGTCCGCGCGGCCTGGCCGGAGGCGATCGTCACCGACGGGGGCCCGGGGCAGGCCGGCCGGGTGCAGGCGTGGGTGATCGGCCCGGGGATCGGCACGGACGACGCCGCGCGGTCGGCGCTCACCGAGGTGCTGTCGACCGACCTGCCCGTGCTCGTCGACGCCGACGCGCTGACCCTCCTCGCCCGGGAACCCGCCCTCGTCCACGACCGCACCGCGCCCACCCTGCTGACCCCGCACGACCGCGAGTTCGAGCGCTTCGGCGAGGCGGTGGGCCCCGACCGGATCGGCGCGGCTCGCCGCCTCGCCGCCCGCCTCGGCTGTGCCGTCCTGCTCAAGGGCGAGGCGACGGTGGTCGCCGACGCCCACGGCACCGCGTTCGTGAACGGGACCGGGACGCCGTGGCTGGCCACGGCCGGCACCGGCGACGTCCTGTCCGGGATCGGCGGAGCGCTGCTGGCCGCCGGCCTGCCCGCGGTCGAGGCGGGCGCCGTGTCGGCCCATCTGCACGGTCGCACCGCCCAGCTCGCCGCCGAGGGCGGGCCGCTGCTGGCGGGGGATCTCGTCCGACGGCTGCCCGAGGCGATCGGCCGGGTGCGCGGGGTTCCGGCCCGCCGCCTGGGAGACTGGGGACCGTGA
- a CDS encoding alanine racemase, giving the protein MTDAAPRAEVIVDLDAIAANTATLREHVGRPLMAVVKADGYGHGLVPAARAVLAAAPTPSEWPCWTRPSPCAPPA; this is encoded by the coding sequence GTGACCGACGCAGCCCCCCGGGCCGAGGTGATCGTCGACCTGGACGCCATCGCCGCCAACACGGCGACGCTGCGCGAGCACGTGGGCCGACCTCTCATGGCCGTGGTCAAGGCCGACGGCTACGGGCACGGCCTCGTGCCGGCCGCGCGCGCGGTGCTGGCGGCGGCGCCGACGCCCTCGGAGTGGCCGTGCTGGACGAGGCCCTCGCCCTGCGCGCCGCCGGCGTGA
- the alr gene encoding alanine racemase translates to MLDEALALRAAGVTAPVLAWLHGPGTDYAAGIAADVELSVNAEWALAEVVAAARSTGRPAQVHLCVDTGLSREGGTTADWPGVVFAAAKAQADGDIAVVGLWSHMAYADAPTHPTIGAQVAVFEEAVDLARGAGLTDARRHLANSAATVALPSTWYDMVRPGIALYGLDPLGGSDPTAHGLRPAMTVRASVALTKRVPAGVGVSYGHTYFPQDETTLALVPVGYADGVPRAGGNRVPVLAAGRQRTIAGRVCMDQFVLDVGDDVVAPGDEVVLWGPGDRGEPTAQQWADAVDTIHYELVTRIGGRFARRYVGSAGAV, encoded by the coding sequence GTGCTGGACGAGGCCCTCGCCCTGCGCGCCGCCGGCGTGACCGCGCCGGTGCTCGCGTGGCTGCACGGCCCGGGGACCGACTACGCCGCCGGGATCGCCGCGGACGTCGAGCTGTCGGTGAACGCCGAGTGGGCGCTGGCCGAGGTCGTGGCCGCAGCGCGCTCGACCGGTCGTCCGGCGCAGGTCCACCTCTGCGTGGACACCGGCCTCTCGCGGGAGGGCGGCACGACGGCGGACTGGCCGGGTGTGGTGTTCGCGGCCGCCAAGGCGCAGGCCGACGGCGACATCGCCGTCGTCGGCCTGTGGAGCCACATGGCCTACGCCGACGCCCCGACGCACCCCACGATCGGCGCGCAGGTCGCCGTCTTCGAGGAGGCGGTGGATCTCGCTCGCGGCGCCGGGCTGACCGACGCCCGCCGCCACCTGGCGAACTCCGCGGCCACCGTCGCCCTGCCCTCCACCTGGTACGACATGGTCCGCCCCGGGATCGCCCTGTACGGGCTCGACCCGCTGGGCGGGTCGGACCCGACCGCGCACGGACTGCGGCCGGCCATGACCGTCCGGGCGTCGGTCGCGCTGACCAAGCGGGTGCCGGCCGGCGTCGGGGTGTCCTACGGCCACACCTACTTCCCGCAGGACGAGACCACGCTGGCCCTGGTGCCCGTCGGGTACGCCGACGGCGTTCCGCGGGCCGGCGGCAACCGCGTCCCGGTGCTGGCCGCCGGGCGGCAGCGGACGATCGCCGGGCGGGTCTGCATGGACCAGTTCGTGCTCGACGTCGGGGACGACGTGGTGGCGCCCGGCGACGAGGTCGTCCTGTGGGGGCCGGGCGACCGGGGCGAGCCGACGGCGCAGCAGTGGGCCGACGCCGTCGACACGATCCACTACGAGCTCGTCACCCGGATCGGCGGCCGGTTCGCCCGGCGCTACGTCGGCTCCGCGGGGGCGGTCTGA
- a CDS encoding alpha/beta fold hydrolase yields MPAPRHPRARTAGIVGGIVGLVAAGTAVGVGVSRAARRRVQAARLGPAAALALDATPAQLREDDPLGPDARPADHTALVQADDGVLLHVEEIGPRDAPLTVVFVHGYTLSMASWTFQRRALAAALATANGHRPEARLVFYDQRGHGASGRGVPENSTIEQLARDLAVVLDTRVPRGPVVLIGHSMGGMTIMGLASVRPEWFGTRIQAVGLLSTSSGQLADLNFGLPELLTRVRAAVFPVAAWTMRRRPAFAERTRQVMAELVSAVTRSLSFASADVDPALGRYVDSMIAGTPVDVIAEFYPALAGLDETGSLEPLRRVPTLILTGDKDKLIPMEHSELLLEHLGAAEDDTVDYVVVPGAGHMVLLERPDEVSGAITGLIRRVAAEARTR; encoded by the coding sequence ATGCCGGCGCCGAGGCATCCGCGCGCCCGCACCGCGGGGATCGTCGGAGGAATCGTCGGCCTGGTCGCGGCCGGGACGGCGGTCGGCGTCGGCGTCAGCCGTGCCGCCCGGCGACGCGTCCAGGCGGCGCGGCTCGGGCCGGCGGCCGCCCTGGCGCTGGACGCCACCCCCGCGCAGCTCCGGGAGGACGACCCGCTCGGTCCCGACGCCCGGCCGGCGGACCACACGGCACTGGTCCAGGCGGACGACGGCGTGCTGCTCCACGTCGAGGAGATCGGCCCCCGGGACGCCCCGCTGACCGTCGTCTTCGTGCACGGCTACACCCTGTCGATGGCCTCGTGGACCTTCCAGCGGCGCGCCCTGGCCGCCGCGCTGGCCACCGCCAACGGGCACCGGCCCGAGGCGCGCCTGGTGTTCTACGACCAGCGGGGCCACGGGGCCTCCGGTCGTGGCGTGCCCGAGAACTCCACGATCGAGCAGCTGGCGCGTGACCTCGCCGTCGTGCTCGACACCCGGGTGCCGCGGGGCCCCGTCGTCCTGATCGGGCACTCCATGGGCGGGATGACGATCATGGGGCTGGCCTCGGTGCGGCCCGAGTGGTTCGGCACCCGCATCCAGGCCGTCGGCCTCCTGTCGACGTCCAGCGGTCAGCTCGCCGACCTGAACTTCGGACTCCCGGAGCTGCTCACCCGTGTGCGGGCGGCGGTCTTCCCGGTCGCGGCCTGGACGATGCGCCGCCGGCCCGCCTTCGCCGAGCGGACCCGGCAGGTCATGGCCGAGCTGGTCTCCGCGGTCACCCGGTCGCTGTCGTTCGCCTCCGCCGACGTCGACCCGGCGCTCGGGCGCTACGTCGACTCGATGATCGCCGGCACGCCCGTCGACGTGATCGCCGAGTTCTACCCGGCGCTGGCCGGCCTCGACGAGACCGGCTCCCTCGAGCCGCTGCGCCGGGTGCCCACGCTGATCCTCACCGGCGACAAGGACAAGCTGATCCCGATGGAGCACAGCGAGCTGCTGCTCGAGCACCTCGGGGCAGCGGAGGACGACACGGTGGACTACGTCGTCGTCCCGGGCGCGGGACACATGGTCCTGCTGGAGCGGCCGGACGAGGTCAGCGGCGCGATCACCGGCCTCATCCGCCGCGTGGCCGCGGAGGCGCGCACCCGCTGA
- a CDS encoding TIGR04222 domain-containing membrane protein: MTVPPLDVYETAFLAGGPDRVVDTAVVVLVESGRVRVHSPGELASVDATRRHPVEAAVLDAVGTRGHRSVDTIRWRLSGDDRITCLAARLVAAGLLRRQPLRGRGKWCATRAGRDLLRQRPATDPALDGGSAIEVALRGRAAMADAGLRAAIFERPPLPQPSGADISRRLRDRRRLHESADPSWHVAQSRTALGGAVGIGFVEGGGGDGGGL; the protein is encoded by the coding sequence ATGACGGTTCCTCCCCTCGACGTGTACGAGACCGCCTTCCTGGCCGGAGGACCGGACCGGGTCGTCGACACCGCCGTCGTCGTGCTGGTCGAGTCCGGCCGGGTGCGGGTCCACTCCCCCGGCGAGCTCGCCTCGGTCGACGCCACTCGGCGCCATCCGGTGGAGGCGGCGGTGCTCGACGCGGTCGGCACCCGCGGCCACCGGTCGGTGGACACCATCCGCTGGCGGCTCTCGGGCGACGACCGGATCACCTGCCTGGCGGCCCGGCTCGTCGCCGCCGGTCTCCTGCGCCGCCAGCCGCTGCGCGGACGCGGGAAGTGGTGCGCCACCCGGGCCGGTCGCGACCTGCTCCGGCAGCGGCCGGCGACGGACCCCGCGCTGGACGGGGGCAGCGCGATCGAGGTGGCGCTGCGCGGGCGCGCGGCCATGGCCGACGCCGGTCTCCGGGCGGCGATCTTCGAGCGGCCGCCGCTGCCCCAGCCGAGCGGCGCCGACATCTCCCGGCGCCTCCGGGACCGGCGGCGGCTCCACGAGTCCGCCGACCCCTCGTGGCACGTCGCGCAGAGCCGAACCGCCCTGGGCGGTGCAGTGGGCATCGGGTTCGTCGAGGGTGGTGGCGGCGACGGCGGCGGGCTCTGA
- a CDS encoding uracil-DNA glycosylase — translation MAAVRPPRLDAVTQLEADAVARVAAAAPDWPSLAAVNRPCVACPELASSRRHVVVGDVPAGSARFALVGEAPGAQEDETGRPFVGKSGALLDQLLAEAGLDRGEAAVLNVVKCRPPGNRTPKAPEVARCSGWLRRQLELLDPPVVVALGLSAAKWFLGPRTVLAQVRGRPHTVDGRSVWATYHPSAAIRFGPAGAPRAGLLADLTAVAGDLA, via the coding sequence GTGGCCGCCGTCCGTCCGCCCCGGCTCGACGCCGTCACCCAGCTCGAGGCCGACGCGGTCGCGCGGGTCGCCGCAGCGGCGCCGGACTGGCCCTCGCTGGCGGCCGTGAACCGGCCCTGCGTGGCCTGCCCCGAGCTCGCCTCGTCCCGCCGGCACGTCGTCGTGGGCGACGTGCCGGCCGGATCGGCCCGGTTCGCCCTGGTCGGCGAGGCGCCGGGCGCGCAGGAGGACGAGACCGGCCGGCCCTTCGTCGGTAAGTCCGGGGCGCTGCTGGACCAGCTCCTCGCGGAGGCGGGTCTCGACCGCGGGGAGGCCGCCGTGCTGAACGTCGTCAAGTGCCGCCCACCGGGCAACCGGACGCCGAAGGCCCCGGAGGTGGCCCGCTGCAGCGGGTGGCTGCGAAGGCAGCTGGAGCTGCTCGACCCGCCGGTCGTGGTCGCGCTCGGCCTGTCCGCGGCGAAGTGGTTCCTCGGCCCGCGCACGGTGCTGGCCCAGGTCCGGGGACGGCCGCACACCGTCGACGGCCGCTCGGTGTGGGCGACCTACCACCCCTCGGCGGCCATCCGGTTCGGCCCGGCGGGAGCTCCCCGGGCCGGGCTGCTCGCCGACCTCACCGCGGTGGCGGGGGACCTGGCGTGA
- the tsaE gene encoding tRNA (adenosine(37)-N6)-threonylcarbamoyltransferase complex ATPase subunit type 1 TsaE, which produces MNREHLLPTPADTHALGRELAALLRPGDLVVLVGPLGAGKTALTQGIGAGLGVPEPVTSPTFVIARVHRDGRVPLVHVDAYRLAGMADVDDLDLDVTVASSVTVVEWGQGLVEQLADEHLEVRLDRRDDDVRTAELVPHGPGWAERIDG; this is translated from the coding sequence GTGAACCGCGAGCACCTCCTGCCGACGCCGGCGGACACCCATGCGCTGGGCCGGGAGCTGGCCGCGCTGCTGCGGCCCGGCGACCTCGTCGTCCTGGTCGGCCCGCTGGGCGCCGGCAAGACGGCCCTGACCCAGGGCATCGGCGCCGGGCTCGGGGTGCCGGAGCCGGTCACCTCGCCGACGTTCGTCATCGCCCGGGTGCACCGCGACGGACGCGTGCCCCTGGTGCACGTCGACGCCTACCGGCTGGCGGGCATGGCCGATGTCGACGACCTCGACCTGGATGTCACGGTCGCGTCGTCCGTCACCGTCGTCGAGTGGGGGCAGGGGCTGGTGGAACAGCTCGCCGACGAGCACCTGGAGGTGCGGCTGGACCGGCGGGACGACGACGTCCGGACGGCGGAGCTGGTGCCGCACGGCCCGGGCTGGGCCGAGCGGATCGACGGGTGA
- a CDS encoding GNAT family N-acetyltransferase, translating into MTPRVDLVALDAATLRALGDGDVGLAQSGAPVPLTPWLTGEESRGLWRLRAAQVAADPPAERWVTRVVWDPDRRLAVGRAGFHGPPDESGMVEVGYATDPAERRRGYARAALRSLLAEGVAAPHVTTVRASVGPWNRVSRDLVLAHGFVEVGEQTDEEDGLELVYERPA; encoded by the coding sequence GTGACGCCTCGCGTCGACCTGGTCGCGCTCGACGCCGCGACGCTCCGGGCGCTGGGCGACGGCGACGTCGGCCTGGCACAGAGCGGTGCGCCGGTTCCTCTCACGCCGTGGCTGACCGGGGAGGAGAGTCGGGGGCTGTGGCGCCTGCGGGCGGCGCAGGTCGCGGCGGACCCGCCGGCGGAGCGGTGGGTCACGCGGGTCGTCTGGGACCCCGACCGTCGTCTCGCGGTCGGCCGGGCCGGGTTCCACGGCCCACCCGACGAGTCCGGCATGGTCGAGGTCGGCTATGCGACCGACCCGGCCGAGCGGCGGCGAGGTTACGCCCGGGCAGCGCTGCGGTCGCTCCTGGCGGAGGGGGTCGCCGCGCCGCACGTCACCACGGTGCGCGCCTCCGTCGGTCCCTGGAACAGGGTGTCGCGCGACCTCGTCCTGGCGCACGGGTTCGTCGAGGTGGGCGAGCAGACGGACGAGGAGGACGGGCTGGAGCTCGTCTACGAGCGACCGGCCTGA
- the tsaB gene encoding tRNA (adenosine(37)-N6)-threonylcarbamoyltransferase complex dimerization subunit type 1 TsaB: MLVLALDTATPTLVAGLARWSGGADVEVLADHAVPSGNRHAELLTPAIEQVLAEAGLGVGDLDAVVTGLGPGPFTGLRVGVVTAAALADARGLPAVGVCSLDAIGSGARTVVTDARRKELYWASYDERGTRTEGPAVVRPEELRRPGPFVGDPAFADRLGAPVVPADVTTAGLVRVAAPQLADPSSAAPLVPLYLRRPDATPPAAIKAVSQA, translated from the coding sequence GTGCTCGTCCTCGCTCTCGACACCGCGACGCCCACGCTCGTCGCGGGGCTGGCGCGATGGTCGGGAGGCGCGGACGTCGAGGTCCTGGCCGACCACGCCGTGCCTTCGGGCAACCGGCACGCCGAACTGCTCACGCCGGCGATCGAGCAGGTGCTCGCCGAGGCCGGTCTCGGCGTCGGCGACCTGGACGCCGTCGTCACCGGTCTCGGCCCCGGTCCGTTCACCGGTCTGCGCGTCGGCGTCGTGACCGCGGCCGCCCTGGCCGACGCGCGGGGGTTGCCGGCCGTCGGGGTCTGCTCGCTGGACGCGATCGGGTCGGGGGCTCGCACGGTGGTCACCGACGCCCGGCGCAAGGAGCTCTACTGGGCCTCCTACGACGAGCGCGGGACACGGACCGAGGGGCCTGCCGTCGTCCGCCCGGAGGAGCTGCGCCGGCCGGGGCCGTTCGTGGGGGACCCTGCCTTCGCCGACCGGCTGGGTGCCCCCGTCGTGCCCGCGGACGTGACGACGGCCGGGCTGGTCCGCGTGGCGGCGCCGCAGCTGGCCGATCCGTCGTCGGCGGCGCCGCTGGTCCCGCTGTACCTGCGCCGCCCCGACGCCACCCCGCCGGCGGCGATCAAGGCGGTGTCGCAGGCATGA
- the rimI gene encoding ribosomal protein S18-alanine N-acetyltransferase, with translation MTVTLRPMTLDDLPEVMRLEEELFAPDTWTVAMYRDELSRSDTRYYLVAEFGVTADEDEPAGPPVMVGYGGLIAYDDEAHVATLGVTRALQGEGIGSLLLDALLAEADRRSPVVLLEVRADNAAAQHLYRRRGFVEIGRRRGYYQPSGADAVVMRRKRVRALSRIGGGRG, from the coding sequence ATGACCGTGACGCTGCGGCCGATGACGCTCGACGACCTGCCTGAGGTGATGCGGCTGGAGGAGGAACTCTTCGCCCCCGACACCTGGACCGTCGCCATGTACCGCGACGAGCTCTCGCGCTCGGACACCCGCTACTACCTCGTGGCCGAGTTCGGGGTGACCGCCGACGAGGACGAGCCGGCCGGACCGCCGGTCATGGTGGGCTACGGCGGGCTCATCGCCTACGACGACGAGGCGCACGTGGCGACCCTCGGCGTCACCAGGGCGCTGCAGGGCGAGGGGATCGGCTCCCTGCTGCTCGATGCACTGCTCGCCGAGGCGGACAGGCGCAGCCCGGTGGTGCTGCTCGAGGTGCGCGCGGACAACGCGGCCGCCCAGCACCTCTACCGGCGGCGCGGGTTCGTCGAGATCGGCCGGCGCCGCGGCTACTACCAGCCCAGCGGCGCCGACGCCGTCGTGATGAGGCGCAAGCGGGTGCGGGCGCTGAGCCGGATCGGAGGCGGCCGTGGCTGA
- the tsaD gene encoding tRNA (adenosine(37)-N6)-threonylcarbamoyltransferase complex transferase subunit TsaD encodes MAEHGSGGGALVLGFETSCDETGVGLVRGHTLLADALATSVAEHERFGGVVPEIASRAHLEAMVPTVHRALADAGATIDDVDAVAVTSGPGLTGALLVGVAAAKAYALALGKPLYGVNHLAAHVAVDELQHGPLAEPSIALLVSGGHSSLLLVPDLARDVESLGRTVDDAAGEAFDKVARVLGLPFPGGPPIDKAAREGDPGAIAFPRGLTGPRDAPYDFSFSGLKTAVARWIEARERAGEPVPVADVAASFQEAVADVLTAKAVRACRDHGVDHLVLGGGVAANSRLRALAEERCAKAGIVLRVPSPKLCTDNGAMVAALGSRLVAAGVAPSDPHLGADSSLPIEIVTR; translated from the coding sequence GTGGCTGAGCACGGGTCGGGCGGGGGAGCTCTGGTCCTGGGCTTCGAGACCTCGTGCGACGAGACGGGCGTGGGGCTGGTGCGCGGGCACACGCTGCTCGCCGACGCGCTCGCGACCTCGGTGGCAGAGCACGAGCGATTCGGCGGGGTGGTGCCGGAGATCGCCTCGCGCGCGCACCTGGAGGCGATGGTGCCGACCGTGCACCGGGCCCTGGCCGACGCCGGCGCGACGATCGACGACGTCGACGCAGTCGCGGTCACCTCGGGCCCGGGCCTGACCGGCGCGCTGCTCGTCGGGGTCGCGGCCGCCAAGGCCTACGCCCTGGCACTGGGCAAACCGCTCTACGGCGTCAACCACCTGGCGGCGCACGTGGCGGTCGACGAGCTGCAGCACGGACCGCTCGCGGAGCCCTCCATCGCGCTTCTGGTCTCGGGCGGGCACAGCTCGCTGCTGCTGGTCCCCGACCTCGCTCGGGACGTCGAGTCGCTCGGCCGCACCGTCGACGACGCCGCGGGGGAGGCCTTCGACAAGGTCGCCCGCGTGCTCGGCCTGCCGTTCCCGGGCGGACCGCCGATCGACAAGGCGGCCCGGGAGGGCGACCCCGGCGCGATCGCCTTCCCGCGCGGCCTGACCGGGCCCCGGGACGCCCCCTACGACTTCTCGTTCTCCGGGCTGAAGACCGCGGTGGCGCGCTGGATCGAGGCGCGCGAGCGGGCCGGCGAACCGGTACCCGTGGCCGACGTGGCGGCGTCGTTCCAGGAGGCGGTCGCCGACGTCCTGACCGCCAAGGCGGTGCGCGCGTGCCGGGACCACGGCGTCGACCACCTGGTGCTGGGCGGCGGCGTCGCGGCCAACTCGCGGCTGCGGGCGCTGGCCGAGGAGCGCTGCGCGAAGGCCGGCATCGTGCTGCGCGTGCCCAGCCCCAAGCTCTGCACCGACAACGGCGCCATGGTCGCGGCGCTCGGCTCCCGGCTCGTCGCCGCGGGGGTCGCACCGTCGGACCCGCACCTGGGCGCCGACAGCTCGCTGCCGATCGAGATCGTCACCCGCTGA